In Malassezia vespertilionis chromosome 8, complete sequence, a genomic segment contains:
- a CDS encoding uncharacterized protein (EggNog:ENOG503P1SW; COG:T), whose protein sequence is MTAGKPSPDELPDPALEQLETLRNANRMPMHALDESEKQQQAGLPYRWTQTLEYVELCFTLPQGTRAKQVSVDTKRQSLRVAIHGAIVTEGELAKLILVDGSTWSIADDKILSVHLEKADKNAWWEHVYVHEPKIDTSRIAPEESKLSDLDGESRNE, encoded by the exons ATGACTGCTGGCAAACCATCCCCGGACGAACTGCCGGACCccgcgctggagcagctcgaaACGCTGCGGAACGCGAACCGCATGCCCATGCATGCGCTAGATGAAAGCGAGAAGCAGCAACAGGCTGGCCTGCCGTACCGGTGGACGCAGACGCTCGAGTATGTCGAGCTTTGCTTTACGCTGCCACAAGGGACCAGGGCCAAGCAAGTGAGCGTCGATACGAAACGGCAAAGCCTGCGCGTCGCTATCCACGGCGCAATTGTGACTGAG GGCGAGCTTGCGAAACTGATTCTTGTGGACGGCAGTACTTGGTCGATTG CAGACGATAAAATCCTCAGTGTCCACCTCGAGAAGGCAGACAAAAATGCATGGTGGGAGCACGTATACGTGCATGAGCCCAAGATCGATAcgtcgcgcatcgcaccAGAGGAGTCCAAATTGAGCGATTTGGACGGAGAGTCGCG CAACGAGTAG
- a CDS encoding uncharacterized protein (COG:J; EggNog:ENOG503P1VU), protein MAKNDVSLGTSGDGKIIFGVAHFNDTFVHVTDLTGKETVVRVTGGMKVKADRDESSPYAAMLAAQDCAARCKEVGITAVHIRIRGTGGVRSKAPGPGAQSALRALARAGMRIGRIEDVTPVPSDSTRKAGGRRGRRL, encoded by the exons ATGGCGAAGAACGACGTCTCTCTCGGGACCAGCGGTGATGGCAAAATTATTTTTGGCGTGGCACA CTTCAACGATACCTTTGTCCATGTGACCGATCTCACCGGCAAGGAAACTGTTGTTCGTGTAACTG GTGGTATGAAGGTCAAGGCGGACCGTGACGAGTCATCCCCTTACGCTGCTATGCTTGCTGCACAGGACtgtgccgctcgctgcaAGGAGGTCGGCATTACTGCTGTTCACATCCGCATCCGCGGCACCGGTGGTGTGCGCTCCAAGGCCCCTGGCCCTGGTGCACAGAGCGCTCTCCGTGCGCTTGCCCGTGCTGGTATGCGCATTGGTCGTATTGAGGACGTGACCCCCGTTCCCTCTGACTCTACGCGCAAGGCCGGTGGTCGCCGCGGTCGCCGCCTGTAA
- the RPL38 gene encoding 60S ribosomal protein L38 (EggNog:ENOG503P6UD; COG:J; BUSCO:EOG09265OQH) has product MPKQVTDIKNFLEIARRKDARAARIKKTAIGPKQVQTKFKLRCSRYLYTLVVDDLEKANKLRQSLPPKMEIIEIGGKHVRGA; this is encoded by the exons ATG CCCAAGCAGGTTACCGACATTAAAAACTTCCTCGagattgcgcgccgcaaggacGCGAGGGCCGCGCGCATCAAGAAGACTGCTATTGGCCCCAAGCAAGTCCAGACCAAGTTCAAGCTACGCTGCTCACGCTACCTGTACACCCTTGTTGTGGATGATCTCGAGAAGGCCAATAAGCTCAGGCAATCTCTTCCTCCGA AAATGGAGATCATTGAGAttggcggcaagcacgTTCGTGGTGCCTAG
- a CDS encoding uncharacterized protein (TransMembrane:1 (o514-533i); EggNog:ENOG503NXD7; COG:T) — protein sequence MADRGPAKPYNNMFAKYSSGGAVAPSGKSEPAQDSLVYPALHLYPLNDTFASKQINLGTSGPQNRIKIGRYSNAKSVPNPLNGYFDSKVLSRAHAEVWYEEGKVYIKDVKSSNGTFVNGTRLSPESQESEPYELHGDDVVDFGIDILTDDNKDILHHRVACRVFLVVTPEDALKLRSDFTSLYRGGVHGGTLGNAGICPGAEGGLRRGKPGVNFDHVIFRLQNELQKSKMVGTELSSLSNTIQNIYETLGGGVAQTQTAPYQHLVPAREGQSNDAQHHRSSQQHAARAVDEVAIASLETQLNSTHAILSSHVERVKSLESTLAAYESIKDEVAVLRQQLDSTKRDLQVPIPPARDDPGWLAFGLPQRVCAVQAEDARSDTSMDTIVGEQPAAIADTHKSTSDDGPLLERIMKIEAHLLEALAEGEQKDIAHMESTPSAVDALQKRVGQLEDSTRNTVSEDTKFTELKLILERRLEEQARAFQEEREQMRREMDTLRATGSSHDKKAFEQRQHGWLLLFACGLLFTPIYLKYLFKK from the coding sequence ATGGCCGACCGCGGGCCTGCGAAGCCGTACAACAACATGTTTGCTAAATACAGtagcggcggcgctgttgCGCCCAGTGGGAAGAGCGAGCCGGCACAGGACTCGCTCGTGTACCCCGCACTGCATCTCTACCCCTTGAACGACACGTTTGCATCGAAACAGATTAACCTGGGCACGTCGGGCCCCCAAAACCGCATCAAGATCGGGCGTTATTCGAATGCCAAGTCCGTGCCGAATCCTTTGAATGGCTATTTTGACAGCAAAGTTctgtcgcgcgcgcacgccgaaGTCTGGTACGAAGAGGGCAAGGTATATATCAAAGATGTCAAATCTTCCAACGGGACGTTTGTGAATGGTACACGCCTCTCGCCAGAGTCGCAAGAATCTGAGCCGTACGAGCTGCACGGTGACGATGTTGTGGACTTTGGCATCGATATCCTCACCGACGATAACAAGGACATTTTGCACCACCGCGTTGCCTGTCGTGTGTTTCTTGTCGTGACCCCCGAAGACGCGctcaagctgcgcagcgacttTACAAGTTTGTACCGGGGCGGTGTGCATGGCGGCACGTTGGGCAATGCGGGGATATGCCCTGGCGCGGAAGGCGGCCTGCGACGCGGAAAGCCGGGCGTCAACTTTGACCACGTCATTTTCCGTTTGCAAAACGAGCTGCAAAAAAGCAAAATGGTGGGCACGGAGCTATCTTCCTTAAGCAATACGATCCAAAATATATACGAGACGCTGGGCGGTGGTGTAGCGCAGACGCAGACTGCTCCGTACCAACATCTTGTTCCTGCTCGTGAGGGCCAATCAAACGACGCACAGCACCACCGCTCTTCGCAACAACATGCTGCACGGGCGGTTGACGAAGTGGCGATCGCGAGCTTGGAGACACAGCTGAACAGTACCCACGCGATCCTTTCTAGTCATGTGGAACGTGTCAAGAGCTTGGAATCGACACTCGCTGCGTACGAGAGCATTAAGGACGAGGTTGCTGTGTtgcggcagcagctcgaCTCGACCAAGCGCGACCTCCAAGTGCCGATTCctccggcgcgcgacgaccCTGGCTGGCTTGCATTTGGGCTTCCGCAGCGAGTGTGTGCCGTGCAGGCTGAAGATGCACGCAGTGATACAAGCATGGACACGATTGTGGGCGAGCAACCAGCAGCGATTGCAGACACACACAAAAGCACGTCTGACGACGGTCCTTTGCTCGAGCGGATCATGAAAATTGAGGCACATTTGCTAGAGGCCCTAGCGGAAGGAGAGCAAAAGGACATTGCGCACATGGAGAGCACACCCTCCGCGGTagatgcgctgcaaaaacgTGTTGGACAGCTCGAGGATTCCACGCGGAATACTGTATCCGAAGATACCAAGTTTACCGAACTTAAGCTTATCTTGGAACGCCGCTTGGAAGAGCAAGCACGCGCATTCcaggaagagcgcgagcagatGCGAAGGGAGATGGAtacgttgcgcgcgacagGATCTTCGCACGATAAAAAGGCGTTCGAGCAACGCCAGCACGGATGGCTGCTCCTCTTCGCATGCGGACTTCTTTTCACGCCTATTTACCTCAAGTATCTGTTCAAAAAGTGA
- a CDS encoding uncharacterized protein (EggNog:ENOG503NUW7; COG:M) — protein sequence MTATDVLSDAATPLIAEAQQIAKTAHLRDAESEQDEAAPEPKEHNLVRAMQHVQQPWLAVEAVPTLRLGAVRLSGLRDMRPGFLRTLFHPYVDASVPDTFWARLWYGDRLDYAVPGQPTTFTSLLEGAASLSRDLSRLELVKGIDVALEPSKVSTAHPGEDVDIVLRAKQSGRFFLKTNTSVGQSEGTASIQGKIRNMFGGAESLEGSATLGTRTRHAYNLLFATPVLANPDLWANVSVLSQHRDLTSYLSANEGKHMARTALMWIPFPGMRHEIAYEASQRHFHHFLPSASVAVRRLAKPTLKSSITYMAEHDTRDDPFMTTTGSYFKTLLEYAGLGGDTSFLKGECEYGISRTFGQGWAWSYGMRGGCMHSLDEKPVCLSDRFMLGGPTDVRMFRLNSLGPKQKCTCGAKLTLDDALGGTAFWAMGLGLAAPPPFLQDWPLKLHAFANMGQLAQTPRNKPLSFSELWQPSASAGVGLFFQQGPIRLELNFGLPIVARHLDGTRKGFQFGIGLDFL from the coding sequence ATGACGGCAACCGACGTGCTGAGCGATGCTGCGACACCTCTCATTGCAGAAGCGCAGCAGATTGCAAAGACGGCACACCTTCGGGATGCCGAGTCAGAGCAAGATGAAGCTGCGCCCGAGCCAAAAGAACACAATctcgtgcgcgcgatgcagcatgTCCAGCAGCCATGGCTCGCTGTGGAAGCGGTGCCTACTCTGCGCCTCGGTGCGGTGCGCTTGTCTGGCCTGAGAGATATGCGTCCAGGATTTCTGCGTACTCTATTTCACCCCTATGTAGACGCAAGCGTCCCCGACACTTTCTGGGCGCGGCTATGGTACGGAGACCGACTTGACTATGCCGTACCGGGCCAGCCAACCACCTTTACATCCCTATTGGaaggcgctgcgtcgctgAGCAGGGATCTCTCGCGTTTGGAGCTCGTTAAAGGAATTGATGTGGCGCTCGAACCGTCAAAGGTATCGACGGCGCATCCCGGCGAAGACGTCGACATtgttttgcgcgccaaacagAGCGGCCGCTTCTTTCTCAAGACAAACACGAGTGTGGGCCAGAGCGAGGGAACCGCGTCTATACAGGGCAAGATTCGGAACATGTTTGGTGGTGCAGAGAGCTTGGAGGGCAGTGCGACGCTCGGGACAAGGACAAGACATGCATACAACCTTTTGTTTGCCACGCCCGTGCTTGCAAACCCCGATTTGTGGGCGAATGTATCGGTCTTGTCGCAGCACCGCGATTTAACAAGCTACCTGAGCGCAAACGAAGGAAAACATATggcgcgcaccgcgctcaTGTGGATACCGTTTCCCGGCATGCGCCACGAGATTGCATACGAGGCGAGTCAGCGTCACTTTCACCACTTTTtgcccagcgcctcggtCGCTGTCCGGCGCCTAGCCAAGCCCACGCTAAAGTCTTCGATCACCTACATGGCGGAGCACGATACCCGGGACGATCCATTTATGACCACCACTGGCTCTTATTTCAAGACATTGCTAGAGTATGCCGGCCTGGGTGGAGACACTTCGTTCCTGAAAGGCGAATGCGAGTACGGGATCTCGCGTACATTTGGCCAAGGCTGGGCTTGGTCCTACGGTATGCGGGGAGGCTGTATGCATTCGTTGGATGAAAAGCCCGTGTGCCTAAGTGATCGGTTTATGCTTGGCGGTCCTACCGACGTACGCATGTTCCGCCTGAACAGTTTGGGCCCGAAACAAAAGTGTACGTGCGGAGCGAAACTAACTTTAGACGACGCTTTGGGTGGCACTGCATTTTGGGCCATGGGCCTTGGACTCGCTGCTCCTCCGCCCTTCCTTCAGGACTGGCCGCTCAAGCTGCACGCGTTTGCGAACATGGGACAGCTCGCACAGACGCCGCGAAACAAGCCACTCTCGTTCTCGGAGCTGTGGCAGCCATCCGCTTCCGCTGGTGTTGGGCTCTTTTTCCAGCAGGGTCCAATCCGCCTGGAGCTCAACTTTGGCCTTCCCATCGTCGCCCGGCACCTCGACGGCACGCGCAAAGGCTTCCAGTTTGGCATTGGCCTCGACTTTCTGTAG
- the rpc25 gene encoding DNA-directed RNA polymerase III complex subunit Rpc25 (COG:K; EggNog:ENOG503P1TA) translates to MFMLSEIEDTIHVEPKQFAMPSADALVDQIKAKYANRILQDVGLCICVNDILDASEGRVRWGDGFLYYTVRFRLVIFRPFTNEVLVGRISSSSSESIRVTMGFFDDIYIPPHLLPYPAAFDYQEQAWFWLLDPASEAHKADPLLSAPDERMYLDMGDTIRFAIESDSFVDVEPGPAAAEGKPTATHSAAGAQNRFP, encoded by the exons ATGTTTATGCTGTCCGAGATTGAG GATACAATTCATGTCGAGCCGAAACAGTTTGCGATGCCAAGTGCCGATGCTTTGGTAGACCAAATCAAAGCCAAATATGCCAATAGG ATTTTACAGGATGTGGGCCTGTGCATCTGTGTAAATGATATTTTGGATGCGAGCGAAGGCCGTGTGCGGTGGGGTGATGGGTTTTTGTACTATACAG TGCGCTTCCGTCTAGTAATCTTTCGGCCATTCACCAACGAGGTGCTTGTGGGGCGCATCAGCTCGTCAAGCAGCGAGTCTATACGAG TTACTATGGGATTTTTCGACGATATCTATATTCCGCCGCACTTGCTGCCATACCCTGCAGCCTT CGACTACCAGGAACAAGCGTGGTTTTGGCTGCTCGACCCTGCATCTGAAGCACACAAAGCAGATCCGTTACTCTCGGCGCCAGACGAGCGCATGTACTTGGACATGGGCGACACAATACGGTTCGCCATCGAGTCGGATAGCTTTGTGGACGTCGAGCCTGGCCCAGCGGCCGCGGAAGGGAAACCTACGGCGACACACAGCGCAGCAGGG GCGCAGAACAGGTTCCCGTAG
- the SAC7 gene encoding GTPase activating protein (GAP) for Rho1p (EggNog:ENOG503NVD5; COG:T), with product MTSPSQEEAASSLHNLKSWWSAFARPLPQREERLEPGTSLFGAPLHLALKHSSVGISLANKEGDPYVWGYVPVLVAKIGLYLKRNATDVEGVFRIAGSEKRMKELQTQFDTPPLYGKNVDWTGYNVHDAASLLRRFLNSMPQPVIPKNKYRDFRNVLSRSEDDMDGAISQYRALILSCSPANQYLLLYILDLLAVFDRKSDTNLMNANNLAILFQPGLLNHPSIKTKEDHTLAVRVVEFLITQQDNFVLALCSPPPANVRPEELTEGAPPLDAGEYTIIPSDSDEDLGKMEAHVGGGAFLARTKPEQQQQQQQQQQQQRRKRLLQRGDRPLHPPPPTKEQFTQYVVPNHDAAQSSPKPKRDRKVHVRTRSSSHSEPHIRRTVSPMTPDESAINSPGPSTTAHTRFKGSDSLSPPVVPTRPKLGPRSASATSWMETVPSAKVPFPSPLSSEQQYYFESLRSPATAPEDAREAAPISEQENVQLPYPLNQGLSGLGPVIEPSDKSAHEAPQAPTDDAHAREPAVSTQVAQAEPRPVPQTPTVEIEAASPQAEEPDAVSTTEKSEHMPLAGDEPAPETVPAPESAPAPETVPETSEPAPESVPEPAPESVPEPAPEPEELIARLRDASISASNEG from the coding sequence ATGACATCGCCCAGCCAAGAAGAAGCGGCGTCGTCGCTGCATAACCTCAAATCGTGGTGgagcgcatttgcgcgcccACTGCCACAGCGAGAGGAGCGTCTGGAACCAGGAACATCTCTGTTTGGTGCACCTTTGCACCTTGCATTGAAGCACTCGAGTGTGGGCATTAGCTTGGCCAACAAGGAGGGTGATCCGTATGTTTGGGGGTACGTTCCTGTCCTGGTCGCCAAAATCGGCCTGTATTTGAAACGAAATGCAACCGATGTTGAAGGCGTGTTCCGCATTGCTGGCTCGGAGAAGCGCATGAAAGAATTGCAAACTCAATTCGACACGCCGCCACTGTACGGCAAGAATGTGGACTGGACTGGGTACAATGTGCACGACGCAGCGtctttgctgcgccgctttttgaACTCCATGCCGCAGCCAGTGATTCCAAAAAACAAGTACCGCGACTTTCGCAATGTCCTGTCGCGCTCCGAGGACGATATGGACGGTGCGATTAGCCAGTACCGTGCCTTGATTCTGTCGTGCTCGCCCGCGAATCAGTACTTGCTCCTATACATCTTGGACTTGCTTGCCGTGTTTGACAGGAAGTCTGACACAAACCTCATGAACGCAAACAATCTTGCGATCCTATTCCAGCCGGGCTTGCTCAACCATCCTTCTATCAAGACCAAAGAAGACCATACACTGGCCGTGCGCGTGGTTGAATTCCTCATCACACAGCAGGACAATTTTGTCCTTGCGCTCTGCTCGCCGCCACCGGCGAATGTGCGGCCCGAGGAACTCACGGaaggcgcaccgccgctgGACGCGGGAGAATACACTATTATCCCGTCGGATTCCGACGAGGACCTGGGAAAAATGGAGGCGCACGTCGGTGGTGGGGCGTTTCTTGCAAGGACCAAGcccgagcagcagcagcaacagcagcagcagcagcagcagcagcggcgtaAACGgctcttgcagcgcggcgatcgaCCTCTGCATCCCCCGCCACCTACCAAGGAGCAGTTCACGCAGTATGTCGTGCCGAAtcacgacgctgcgcagtcATCGCCCAAGCCGAAGCGCGATAGAAAGGTTCACGTCCGTACGCGCTCCAGTTCACATTCCGAGCCGCATATCCGACGAACTGTTTCTCCAATGACGCCCGACGAAAGTGCGATTAATTCACCCGGGCCTTCCACGACGGCGCATACAAGATTCAAGGGCTCAGACTCCCTCTCGCCTCCTGTGGTGCCCACGCGTCCCAAGCTCGGaccgcgctcggcctcggcgaCCAGCTGGATGGAGACGGTGCCCAGCGCAAAGGTTCCTTTTCCGAGCCCCTTGTCCAGCGAGCAACAGTATTATTTCGAGTCTTTGCGTTCGCCAGCGACAGCGCCAGAGGATGCACGCGAAGCTGCGCCTATCAGCGAGCAAGAGAATGTACAGCTTCCTTATCCTCTTAACCAGGGTCTCTCTGGCTTGGGGCCCGTAATCGAACCTTCCGACAAGTCGGCGcacgaagcgccgcaagcgccgacAGATGATGCACATGCAAGAGAGCCTGCCGTCTCGACGCAGGTCGCACAGGCCGAACCACGCCCAGTGCCTCAGACGCCTACCGTGGAAATCGAAGCGGCTTCGCCACAAGCAGAAGAGCCCGACGCTGTTTCCACTACGGAGAAGTCCGAGCATATGCCGTTGGCGGGAGacgagcctgcgccagaaacagtgcctgcgccagagtctgcgccagcgccagaaACAGTGCCAGAAACGTCAGAGCCTGCGCCAGAGTCAGTGCCAGAGCCTGCGCCAGAGTCAGTGCCAGAGCCTGCGCCGGAGCCAGAGGAATTGattgcgcgcctgcggGATGCATCGATTTCCGCGTCCAACGAAGGCTAA
- a CDS encoding uncharacterized protein (EggNog:ENOG503NU9R; BUSCO:EOG09260EOI; COG:U) → MNRLRSPWSAQSLVSARRTLDGASARSSILPSFHATPSENMRGDAFTSSNASSHGGEHEPVARPFLALHHLRKLSEQCVLDAGEPVALQCCAGLIAVGCAQGPTYVFDLAQRLRCVCSAPSVCGLQHRVTALALSEDGRTLGVGHASGHILLYDAQAQGASIRHVAPVSMAQIGAGTCEGHLEGAAITHLHFVGRRKTAIVSADAHGLCFFHSLGKMLGMASNDTLRVYGRYPPHASDALCDVATLPVGMVEHVADQHKFVALLLPQKLLLLGLQPSARTWCRSYASRRGKHCALAWFPATRDTETHHPKLAFAFGRELRVLHLKAAHVKPRNKHDPSPTAVVLSEEALANAPAPIVRMQWVHRTLLMLVTPDTWLLYDFRLGAYTEWQPHDPLVVHARDTAAWETRLRVWHSKLFILAHGRAFVGDFVPWDARLTQLADAHDDLGAIQLALHLYHGHGVGSAIGLPDDAAARQHTIANRIELLEEAAARNLFSARSVPDEVRAALARLCATAAVATGRFDFLFGKLYDIYDEHGVENVFVHEMEQFILQGEMPTPAPRVMQRLLDDCARHGETARINALLLRVDPLHLDLDQALSLSLKHRLWEAYIYLCTAALRDYTTPLEALLRSVYSYLEGNTLVGDIYQLFHLLASVGAGVQYPGDDPIDDAALAIDAVYTLLLSPTLHTSLMSTVDSVYPYLSMVLQLDAEAFMDAMDLTFESGLLAEHAGTRIPTRQHIWDVLYTLGASDMCSEFIALFLAHNAAKYPQFIHFATHQMAFLFAVLTRPHCTTPESDREFALECLFSAHAFTFEKEQLDTLYAARLWRVYEYGLRKANDFCALFAFYLANIDDAQHSPGQLYARVAAMFALQGMKSAAAQQRLVPVLFAEKENVPDALLGDLARVVIRFFPDAQKDMVAALAAEPMRQYLFLVPYFPLDAKRAHTSTKAMRRAWIERSIEFCPCRVIAFLDAYPPDFFELEHVLRTAQTHNTFDVIVYVHARMGDESAAMAVVDAQAALHAAALLDAIDKGQDRLEDSSAERVMHSGRETTHDLQILFRVAVRIALERSTGSMADRAEACELWYRVLHALMQFLHTLLQPSGNGVHILHALGPGPLLAHALHAGHEMTQEALGVMLASVPSETVSFPDLFSRLASQQSVSYSEIRIVLDGMLSAYRLRCEVLSLGARLNEADAVRLFHALAKERGLGWLFPKHIHLCAACNQHASQPSPTAPRDLPPLLTLSRTGQLYHAACLHTSVA, encoded by the coding sequence ATGAACCGATTGCGGTCGCCATGGAGTGCACAGTCTCTAGTTtccgcgcggcgtacgTTGGACGGCGCTTcagcgcgctcgtccatcCTGCCTTCCTTCCATGCGACGCCGTCAGAGAACATGCGCGGGGATGCTTTTACGTCGAGCAATGCGTCGAGTCATGGGGGCGAGCATGAGCCTGTTGCACGGCcgtttcttgcgctgcaccacttgcgcaagctctcGGAGCAGTGTGTCTTGGACGCGGGCGAGCCcgttgcgctgcagtgctGTGCGGGCCTGATTGCGGTGGGGTGTGCGCAAGGGCCGACGTATGTGTTTgaccttgcgcagcgcctgcgctgcgtctgcagcgcgccgagcgtaTGTGGActgcagcaccgcgtcaCTGCACTGGCGCTCTCGGAAGATGGCAGGACGCTGGGCGTGGGCCATGCGTCGGGGCACATTCTGCTGTACGATGCACAGGCACAGGGCGCATCTATACGCCACGTTGCGCCTGTATCCATGGCGCAGATCGGCGCAGGGACGTGCGAAGGGCACCTGGAAGGCGCCGCCATCACACACCTGCACTTTGTCGGGCGTCGCAAGACGGCGATTGTGAGTGCCGACGCCCACGGACTCTGTTTTTTTCACTCTCTTGGAAAGATGCTGGGTATGGCGTCAAACGATACTCTGCGTGTTTACGGACGATACCCACCCCATGCCTccgatgcgctgtgcgacgTCGCGACGTTGCCGGTGGGCATGGTCGAGCATGTAGCCGATCAGCACAAGTTCGTGGctctgctgctgccgcaAAAGCTGCTCCTACTTGGCCTGCAGCCGTCTGCACGCACATGGTGCCGGAGCTATGCATCACGCCGAGGaaagcactgcgcgctggCCTGGTTTCCTGCCACGAGAGATACAGAGACGCACCATCCCAAGCTTGCGTTCGCTTTTggccgcgagctgcgcgtgctgcactTAAAGGCAGCGCACGTCAAGCCACGCAATAAGCACGATCCGAGCCCTACTGCCGTCGTGCTCTCGGAAGAAGCGCTCGCCAACGCTCCCGCGCCGATTGTGCGCATGCAATGGGTGCATCGCACGCTTCTCATGCTTGTCACGCCCGACACTTGGCTCTTGTATGACTTCCGGCTAGGCGCGTACACGGAATGGCAGCCGCACGATCCACTTGttgtgcacgcgcgcgacacAGCGGCATGGGAGACCCGGCTGCGTGTGTGGCACAGCAAACTGTTCATcttggcgcacggccgtgCGTTTGTCGGGGATTTTGTCCCATGGGATGCGCGGCTTAcacagctcgccgacgcacACGATGACCTTGGCGCGATCCAGCTGGCCCTACACCTTTACCACGGCCACGGCGTGGGCTCTGCGATTGGATTGCccgacgacgctgcggcgcggcagcacaCAATTGCGAACcgcatcgagctgctggaagaagcagcggcgcgcaaccTATTTTCTGCGCGCTCAGTGCCCGATGAAgtacgcgcggcgctcgcgcggctgTGTGCCACTGCTGCAGTCGCCACCGGCCGCTTTGACTTTTTGTTCGGCAAGCTGTATGATATCTACGACGAGCACGGTGTTGAAAATGTATTTGTGCACGAGATGGAGCAGTTTATCCTGCAGGGCGAGATGCCTacgcccgcgccgcgcgtgatgcagcgcttgtTGGACGACTGTGCACGCCATGGCGAGACGGCGCGTATCAATGCACTTCTTCTCCGTGTAGATCCTCTGCATCTGGATCTGGACCAGGCACTCTCGCTCAGTCTCAAGCACAGGCTCTGGGAGGCGTACATATACCTTTGCACCGCTGCCTTGCGCGATTACACTACGCCGCTCGAGGCACTGCTTCGCAGCGTGTACAGCTACCTCGAGGGCAACACTTTAGTCGGGGATATCTACCAATTGTTTCACTTGCTCGCGTCGGTGGGGGCCGGCGTGCAGTATCCTGGAGACGATCCCAtcgacgatgcagcgcttgcgatCGATGCCGTGTACACGCTCCTCCTTTCtccgacgctgcacacgtCTTTGATGTCTACGGTGGATAGTGTGTACCCATACCTCTCCATGGTCTTGCAGCTCGATGCCGAGGCGTTTATGGACGCAATGGATTTGACATTTGAAAGCGGCTTGCTTGCAGAGCACGCCGGTACACGCATACCCACGCGCCAGCATATTTGGGATGTGCTGTACACGCTCGGTGCGTCGGACATGTGCTCTGAATTCATTGCACTGTTCCTTGCGCACAACGCCGCAAAATATCCCCAGTTTATCCACTTCGCCACGCACCAAATGGCGTTTCTATTTGCCGTGCTCACTCGCCCACACTGCACGACGCCAGAGAGCGATCGCGAGTTTGCGCTCGAGTGTCTCTTTTCAGCACACGCCTTCACTTTTGAAAAGGAACAGCTGGATACATTGTACGCTGCACGCTTGTGGCGCGTTTACGAGTACGGCCTGCGGAAAGCAAACgatttttgcgcgctgttTGCCTTTTATCTTGCAAATATCGACGATGCTCAGCACTCGCCGGGGCAGCTCTACGCGCGTGTGGCAGCCATGTTTGCTTTGCAAGGCATgaaaagcgccgcggcacagcagcgcttggTCCCGGTGTTGTTTGCAGAAAAAGAAAACGTACCAGACGCACTGCTCGGCGATCTTGCACGTGTCGTGATACGCTTTTTTCCAGACGCGCAAAAAGACATGGTGGCCGCACTGGCTGCAGAACCGATGCGTCAGTACCTGTTCCTTGTCCCCTACTTTCCGTTGGACGCCAAGCGTGCACACACCTCTACAAaagccatgcgccgcgcatggatCGAGCGCTCCATCGAGTTTTGTCCGTGCCGTGTAATCGCATTCCTCGATGCATATCCCCCGGACTTTTTCGAGCTGGAGCATGTAttgcgcactgcgcagACGCACAACACATTCGACGTGATTGTGTatgtgcatgcacgcatgggcgacgaaagcgccgcgatggCAGTCGTCGATGCACAGGCTGCTctgcacgccgcagcaTTGCTCGACGCAATCGACAAAGGCCAGGACCGGCTGGAAGACAGCTCGGCAGAGCGCGTGATGCATTCCGGCCGCGAAACGACGCATGACCTGCAAATCCTCTTTCGCGTTGCCGTGCGAATCGCCCTGGAGCGCTCCACAGGCAGCATGGCGGACCGCGCCGAGGCGTGCGAATTATGGTACCGCGTCCTCCACGCGCTCATGCAGTTCCTTCATACCCTGCTACAGCCCAGTGGCAACGGCGTTCATattttgcacgcgctggGCCCGGGGCCTTtgcttgcacacgcactGCACGCTGGCCATGAAATGACCCAGGAAGCGCTCGGCGTTATGCTCGCGTCTGTGCCTTCTGAAACGGTCTCTTTTCCGGATCTTTTCAGCCGCCTGGCCAGTCAGCAGTCCGTATCGTACTCCGAGATCCGTATCGTGCTTGACGGAATGCTCTCCGCGTACCGGTTGCGCTGTGAGGTCCTGTCGttgggcgcgcgcctcaACGAAGCAGACGCCGTGCGTCTCTTCCACGCGCTTGCAAAAGAGCGTGGCCTCGGCTGGCTATTTCCCAAGCACATACACTTGtgtgctgcgtgcaatCAGCACGCTTCGCAGCCGTCGCCCACCGCTCCCCGTGATCTACCGCCGCTCCTCACCCTCAGCCGCACGGGCCAACTGTACCACGCAGCATGCCTTCACACCTCGGTCGCGTGA